The Megachile rotundata isolate GNS110a chromosome 3, iyMegRotu1, whole genome shotgun sequence genome includes a window with the following:
- the Srp54 gene encoding splicing regulatory protein 54 has protein sequence MAVGSTKVVQVTNIAPQATKDQMQTLFGYLGKIEDIRLYPTIRDVAVPVQSRICYIKFHDQGCVAVAQHMTNTVFIDRALIVIPYQNGDIPDEQRALELTNNGTVVPGLYPSEPKLPPNVVNAIEGIPPNHVITTMDPKLEANGLPPYPHLPGHLDSRRIEEIRRTLVLANLDPSVTTDHLLDFFGTNNVEVKYLRMCSRDSDTEHYALVELSEQAAVVSALLLNGKVLVDRPIKIYHSTQAIAKPEAKSNEAAQKEIEEAMSRVKEAHNLISAAIDPMIGMLSKDKRSRSGSRSRKSRSRSRGRSRRSRSRKRSRSRHRRSRSRHRRRSRSRSKRSRSKERRRKSPSRRRSSSRGRHRSRSRSRRSRSRRSRSRSKDRKKRSPRRRSRSRSRSKRSKSKSRRSRSKSKSRSSKSKYSEKSRDKDKDKERRSKDKSDNGKKNDNDKADKEKSEKKSSKDKKSEKESKSDEKNRNTSDNSETKEKTESET, from the exons ATGGCAGTTGGTTCGACAAAAGTTGTACAGGTGACGAATATCGCACCTCAGGCAACTAAAGATCAAATGCAAACTTTGTTTGGGTACCTTGGTAAAATAGAGGATATCAGATTGTATCCTACTATACGCGATGTAGCGGTACCTGTCCAGTCTCGTATTTGCTATATTAAATTTCATGACCAAGGATGCGTTGCTGTTGCTCAACATATGACAAATACTGTTTTTATTGATCGTGCATTAATTGTAATTCCATATCAAAATGGAGACATTCCAGACGAACAAAGAGCCCTCGAGTTAACAAACAATGGCACAGTTGTTCCAG GTCTTTATCCTTCTGAACCTAAACTTCCACCAAATGTTGTAAATGCTATAGAAGGTATTCCTCCAAATCATGTTATCACCACTATGGATCCAAAATTAGAGGCAAATGGTTTGCCACCTTATCCACATTTACCTGGCCATTTGGATAGTAGAAGAATTGAAGAGATCAGAAGAACTCTTGTTCTTGCTAATTTAGATCCTTCAGTAACTACGGATCATCTGTTAGACTTCTTTGGTACTAACAATGTTGAAGTTAAATATCTACGTATGTGTAGCAGAGATTCAGATACAGAGCATTATGCACTGGTGGAACTTTCTGAACAAGCAGCTGTAGTATCGGCGCTGTTATTAAATGGAAAAGTGCTTGTTGATAGACCTATTAAAATTTATCATTCGACGCAAGCAATAGCGAAACCAGAAGCTAAAAGTAATGAGGCAGCACAAAAAGAAATAGAAGAAGCCATGTCCCGAGTGAAAGAAGCTCACAATTTAATTTCAGCAGCAATAGATCCAATGATTGGAATGTTGTCAAAGGATAAACGAAGCCGTAGCGGTTCTCGTAGCCGAAAATCTCGGTCCAGATCAAGAGGACGGAGTAGACGATCTAGATCACGCAAAAGGTCACGTTCTCGACACAGACGTTCACGGTCACGTCATCGACGTAGATCGAGATCTCGTTCAAAACGTTCACGTTCCAAAGAACGCAGACGAAAATCCCCATCGCGTAGAAGAAGTAGTTCTCGTGGACGACATCGTTCTCGTTCACGATCTCGACGTTCCCGATCTCGAAGATCCAGGTCTAGATCGAAAGATCGTAAGAAAAGATCTCCCCGACGAAGGAGTCGTTCGCGTTCTCGAAGTAAACGTTCAAAATCAAAATCTAGACGATCCAGATCTAAATCCAAGTCCAGATCCTcgaaatcaaaatattcggaaaAATCTAGAGACAAAGATAAAGATAAAGAAAGAAGAAGCAAAGATAAATCTGATAATGGTAAAAAGAACGACAATGATAAGGCTGACAAGGAAAAAAGTGAAAAGAAGTCCAGTAAAGATAAGAAATCAGAAAAGGAATCGAAATCCGATGAGAAAAATAGAAACACGTCTGATAATagcgaaacgaaagaaaaaacagagtCTGAAACTTAA